Proteins encoded together in one Hylaeus volcanicus isolate JK05 chromosome 3, UHH_iyHylVolc1.0_haploid, whole genome shotgun sequence window:
- the LOC128873943 gene encoding tetratricopeptide repeat protein 39B-like: MSDIEEDEFQDAQESMPEPTSMDLDTSIMEAKKAIHCFFNNDFDEARKIMAPWASTSMYHSLGTSVFAYLEAILTFEQKYVEKAATAVKQCMSVCMKHRKHVTITQNLGKMVKKTNYDSYTIEEVHAELCYAESLLLKSMLTFVEDETLVSFVKAGLKIRTCFLSYKECLTILNSRKWENDVHKVHFESGVRTGIGAFNLMISLLPAKIIKLLEFIGFSGDKEYGLSELEAGYRERRGLRHVLCAMILLSYNLIVSFVLSHTDGDLAWCEKVLEEELSLYPNGVWFLFFKGRLELARGNFESSIEWYTKSWKSQDVWPQFHHLCFWELMWAHCSLQQWSRAATFASMLAGQSNWSRTIYLYQKAAILIMQKPPSKSEEKQLIDTLMMQVPTFKQRIAGKSLPMEKFVIKKTERYFAQKKNLVLPIFELMYVWNLFRIVGKRQDLILNIFKMIEEAEKDLAKMGKTEFHTDNEALLLLLKGACLRQMKHPLLAEDCLTRVLRLDKSIKEDTYILPYATVELALLAQDQGNIQLAIGFLEDAKKNFTGYPLESRLHFRIHSDLMKLTGKKTDDISV; this comes from the exons ATGTCGGACATTGAAGAAGACGAG TTTCAAGATGCTCAGGAATCCATGCCAGA ACCTACTTCCATGGATCTGGATACTTCAATAATGGAAGCAAAAAAAGCGATACATTGCTTTTTTAACAATGATTTTGATGAAGCCAGGAAAATTATGGCACCATGGGCAAGCACTAGCATGTATCACTCTTTAGGGACAAGTGTATTTGCATACCTTGAGGCCATTCTTACATTTGAACAA AAATATGTTGAAAAGGCAGCTACAGCTGTAAAACAATGCATGAGTGTATGCATGAAACATCGCAAACATGTGACAATAACACAAAATCTTGGCAAAATGGTCAAGAAAACTAATTATGATTCTTATACAATcg aggAAGTGCATGCGGAACTCTGTTATGCTGAATCACTCCTTTTAAAATCGATGCTCACGTTTGTGGAAGACGAGACTCTGGTCAGCTTTGTCAAGGCTGGATTGAAAATTCGTACCTGCTTTCTGTCGTATAA GGaatgtttaacaattttaaatagtcgAAAGTGGGAGAACGATGTTCACAAAGTACATTTCGAAAGCGGCGTTCGCACAGGAATCGGAGCATTTAATTTG ATGATCTCATTATTACCCgcaaaaattatcaaattattagaatttattggATTTTCTGGCGATAAG GAGTATGGTTTATCAGAGTTAGAAGCAGGGTATAGGGAAAGACGAGGATTGAGACACGTTTTATGTGCAATGATTCTTTTATCTTACAATTTAATAGTATCTTTTGTGCTGAGTCACACGGATGGCGATCTCGCATGGTGTGAAAAAGTTTTGGAAGAAGAATTAAGTCTTTATCCGAATGGTGtatggtttttatttttcaagggGCGATTAGAGCTAGCAAGAGGAAATTTTGAGAGTTCCATAGAATGGTATACTAAGTCTTGGAAGAGTCAAGACGTATGGCCTCAATTTCATCATCTTTGTTTTTGGGAATTAATGTGGGCACATTGTTCTCTGCAGCAATGGAGTCGGGCTGCAACGTTCGCAAGCATGTTGGCCGGCCAATCAAACTGGTCGcgtactatttatttataccagAAAGCTGCGATACTTATCATGCAGAAACCACCGTCGAAAAGCGAGGAAAAACAGTTGATAGATACTTTGATGATGCAAGTGCCTACCTTTAAACAACGCATAGCGGGAAAATCATTACCGATGGAGaagtttgtaattaaaaaaactgaaCGTTACTTTGCCCAGAAAAAAAATCTGGTCCTTCCTATATTTGAACTTATGTATGTGTGGAATTTGTTCCGAATTGTTGGTAAACGTCAAGAtctaatattgaatatatttaaaatgatcgaGGAAGCTGAGAAGGATCTTGCGAAAATGGG gaAAACTGAGTTTCATACGGACAATGAAGCGCTCTTGTTGCTTTTAAAGGGTGCTTGCTTACGACAGATGAAGCATCCGTTGCTAGCCGAGGATTGTTTAACACGTGTTCTCAGGTTGGATAAATCAATTAAGGAAGACACCTATATACTTCCTTACGCAACAGTAGAACTAGCTTTGTTAGCACAAGATCAAGGAAATATTCAACTTGCTATTGGATTTCTGGAAGATGccaa aaaGAACTTTACTGGATATCCGCTAGAATCGAGATTGCATTTTAGAATTCATTCCGACTTAATGAAATTGACTGGAAAGAAAACCGACGATATTtcagtataa